The segment ACATCTCCACCCTCTTCCCCTCACTCTGGCCCTCACAGAGGCCCTGAAGCTGGAGCAGGACGTGAGTGGCTACACCTATCTGAACAAGGAAGTGTCCAAAGTGGCCGGCATGGACGATGCCTCCAACTTTAAGGCTGTGAAGGTGGGCACCAGCGGGCACGTGGGCTTGAGCCTTCAGGCCACTCACCCCGCACAGGTTCTGGCTTGGAGGAAAGAGGGGTTGCTCTGGCCCCCGCAGGTCAGTGTTTGCTTTCTGCTCTCTCCTAAGAATGCCATGGCCGTGATTGGGTTCACAGAGGAGGAGGTTCGCTGGGTGCTGGAGGTGACGGCTGTGGTGTTGAAACTGGGCAATGTGGAGCTGGTCGGGGAGTTCCAAGCCAACGGGATCTCAGCGAGTGGCATCTCTAATGGCAAAGGTCTGTATCACCCTGAAgaacgcccccccaccccactcccacccaaatCTGGTACCCGGAGCCTCCCGCAACCTCTGGTCTTCCACCCTCTCCAGAATCTGTTTGCTCTTGAGTTCCTAAAACACGTTCCCTGGGAATTCCCAGTCTTGGAATGAAGCTTTAAATTTTGAGAGGTCTAGATTCTGGAACTTCTTGGCGTCTCCGTGAATGCCATATAACATGAAACAATCACACCTGTTTCCTAAGCTTCTCCCGTAAAGTAGATCATGCATCTAAAATTCCCCggtctcccttttctctctctcccctgaagAATTTCCATCAGGGCCAGAACCAAGACCAGGATGAGatgcaagggagagagagaggttgggggggaggggcagagcgaGGGGAGTAGagcgaggagaggagagaggggagagagagagaagagaggagagagaagagagaggggagagagaagagaacagataagaggagagagaaaagaggagaggagaggggagaggaggaggagagagagaggagagggggaggggagggggagaggagaggggagaggggagagaggagacagaggagagagagaagaggagagagaggagagaggggagaggggagagaggagagaaagagcagaggagagagaggagaggagaggagaggagaggagaggagaggagaggagaggagaggagaggagaggagagatagaggaggggagagaggagaaaggggggagagaggagagagaagaggagaggagagagaggaagagaagggagaagagagagaggagagaggggagagagatgagagaaaggagagaggagaggagagaggagagagaagagaggagagagaggagaggaagaagaaaggagagaggggagagaggagagagaagggagaagagagagaggagagaggggagagagatgagagaaaggagagaggagaggagagaggagagagaagagagaggagagaggagagaggaagaagaaaggagagagaggggagagaggagagagaggggagagaggagagagaagggagaagagagagagaggagagagaagagagaggggagagaggagagagggggagagagaggaggggagagaaaggagagaggagagaggggagagagaggagagagaggaggggagagatagaggaggggagagaaaggagagagaggggtgagagaggagaggagaggggagaggagagaggagaggagagagaggagagagagaagagagaggagagagtgagaggagaggagagagagaggagagagagatattaaGTCACGTTGTATTTCCGTATCACCAGGTGTCCGGGAGATCGGAGAGCTAGTAGGTCTGAGCTCAGATGTGATTGAGaaagctctgtgctcaaggaccatgaaAACAGCTAAAGAGCAGGTGGTCTCTACTCTGAACGTCATCCAGGTAAGGGATCCTCGGAGGGGGGCTGACCTGGCGTCTGTGTGGTGGTCTCAGCACTGACCGCTGGGCCTGATCCCGCAGGCCCAGTATGCTCGGGACGCTCTGGCGAAGAACATCTACAGCCGCCTTTTCAACTGGATAGTGAATCGGATCAATGACAGCATCAAGGTGAGAAACTGCCTTCTCCCGCCCACGACATCTGGCCCACCTTACCGTTCCTGTTCTGGTCCCTGGACCCATTCCTTGGGTTCTGAGATAAGCTCTGGAGGTTGAAGCATCAGGTAGAGTTCTTTGCAATAGTGTGGGGTTTGTTGTCGTGGCTTGctttttttctggccacacctggttatgctcaggccttactcctgtttctgtgctcagggataattcctggtggtgctcaggggaccatatgggggtgacagggattaaaaTCAAGcaggctgtttgcaaggcaagcaccttaacccaactatctctctggcccccaaaaatgTGTTTTGGTGGAAACATTACTGTTTTTGAATTCAACTATTTGGATACAAATAAAGGGACTATGTGGTTTTTCAATTTCACAAATTgtatgtttttggaccacacacagagatgctctggggttactcctggctctgcacttaggaattcctcctgggggtgcttggaggaccatatgggatgaacccaggtcagccatatgcaaggcaagcactctaccttctgcactgttgctccagcttcAACAAATAATCTTTACAACATTATTTTTCTCCTGTTTcgtctttttattgttgttgcagtTGGGTTGgtgatatagctcagtggtagaatgcttgccttgcatgacaaaGACCCTAGGTTCAACCCTCAggaccacatacacacacacacacgcacatatacacacacatacacacactttagtatatttttatatattttttaaatttttgttttattgaatcaccgtgacaaaagttacaaagctttcaggtttaagtctcagtcatataatgatcaaacccccatcccttcaccagtgcacatgttccaccaccaagaaccccaataaacccccctACTACCCCCCCtcgcacctgagtggctaatgatcttcactttattctctctatattttgaatacattcagtatttcagcagagaactgactattattatttggaatttccccccaacaatcaaacctgctgaaaaggcatcgtttgataatttgttttccattgctgagaatgaagattatatgagctttgggatttctgttattttagcttagttcacagtctagatgcatttctatacgGAGCCgcggggtgccaaaatgggttagtagacctcccggatcatagtctttaaggagcagaggggccatgtcatgcacggctgctccggatctcatatactttagttattttttttcactgctgCTGAGGTACCGGAGGGTTGCCCACTTGATTGTGTTGTGCCAGAGATGGGACACTGGGCCTGGACATGACCAGAACAGTGCTGTGGAATCACACTTGGGGACTTGGGCCAACTCAGAGAATTGAACCCGTGGcatcacacctgcaaggcagagggGCTCTCCCACTGAAGCGTGTCCCTGGGTCCCACTTAAAAAGAGATcagagtcggggctggagcaatagcacagcaggtagggcgtttgccttgcacacggccaacccgggttcgattccctgcatcccatatggtcccccgagcaccacgaggagtgattcctgagtccatgagccaggagtaacccctgagcatcgctgggtgtgacccaaaaattttttaaaaattaaaaaaaaagagatcagagTCTCAGATTCCCACTTAGAAATTGGAACATTAATCCTCCCTCATTCACAGAGTTTAGTAATGCTCAGATAAAATTAAGTGCACGGTTGCCATGTAACTGAAGAATTCCACTCTTAGGTATATATCCAGAATATCAAAACCAATGCAAGGGGGCTGGGAGATCATTGCCGCCAGGCAAGGTACACAACCTAGATTCGAGACTGCACGGGGCCTCCCGAGGAGTCTAACACCAGTGGCCCTGCGCACTGTAGCACCACCTCCTCAGGCCAAGCCCTGAGCCACCAGCTGGGCCAGGAGGGACCTGCACTCCCCGAGTACTGCTTGGAAGGCccaaaaatgtggggctggagcgataggacatttgccttgcacgtggctgatctgggtttgatctctggcaccccacatggtcccctgagcactgataggagtgattcctgactgtaaagtcaggagaaacccctgagcatcacctgggatggcacacaacaacaacaacaacaacaacaacaacaacaacaacaacaacaacaacaagaaaaacccAATGAACCATgaatgtggttttatttatttattttttatgaatgaatcaccgtgagggtacagatacagatttacatattcttgtgcttctgtttcagtcatacacagcttgagtacccatccctccaccagtgtccgttctccactgatgacaccatcatccctcccaccccctatcctatcctatcccccacccccgcctctgtggcaggacattcccccctgttctctctctccttttgggtgttgtggtaagcAATGGAGTTactgggtggccattgtgttcggtctatactctGCTTTGAGCATGtctctcccctcccgagcgggtcctcccaccacattttacttggtgttcccttctctatctgagctgccttttcccccagcatgggaggccggCTGGAACCATGAATGTTTAAAGAGGCTGCTATTACTCATGATGCCCCAAGGTGGAGGCAATCTGAATGTCCATCACTCACAAATGTGTAAACAGAATACAATAGGTTATTATTTGGCCATAAAGAGAAATGAAGGgacagagccatagtccagcaggtagggcatttgccttgcacacggctggcctgggttcaatccccagcgtcccatatggttccccaagcactgccatgagtaattcctgagtccagagccaggagtaacccctaaacatcgctgggtatgacccaatcactgtatcactgtcatcccgttgctcatagatttgctcgagcaggcaccagtaacatctccattgtgagacttgttattgtttttggcatatcaaatatgccacagggagcttgccaggctctgctgtgcaggcgagatactctcagtagcttgctgggatctccaagaggggtggaagaatcaaacttgggtcgaccgcatgcaaggcaaatgccctacctgctgtgctatctctccagcccgggtatgacccaataaagaaagaaagaaagaaaaagaaagaaagaaagagaaatggagactcaaaaaaagagagaaatggagtCTCAATACAGACTCAACATAGATGAAccttgaaaatattgagtaaaagAAGCCAGATATTGAAGGAATATTAATCACAAATCGAATGACTCCatgggaaaagaaaatctaatAAAGACGGGTGCAGGAACTGGCTTCTTTTTggaatgataaaaatgttttggCATTAGGTCCCCGTGATGGTTGTACACCTTTTGGATATACTAAAAGAACCACTGAACACCTTTAAAGAGAGTATTTTATGGCCTGTGAATTAGATCAAGATAGAGCTATCATTCTGAAATCACGTACATGAAAATGCCACCAATTTGGAAGCCATTTCACTGGAAGCAGCAGGGTGAAATTGGATTTGAATCTAGGGGTGGGTAAATGCTTAGCCCTtagaaaatttgatttttctaaaatctgaaaatggaaataatcaCACCTTTTAGGATTAGAGTAAGAATTAATGAAATAAGGacataacattttatataaattgctCTACTAATAGAAGGATGGTTATTTGCTGAGAGGCTTTTCATGTCTCTTCCTCATAGCACAGGCTCACCGGAATCCGAGAAttgatttctctttctccctaccCGCTTCCTCCTCTCTTGCTTGTTCTCCGGCATAAGGAAGGAGCACAAAAATCACAGTTAGTTCCTTTCCAGCCTGGTCAAGTTCACCCTAGTACTCTTTGTCCCCTGCTCGTGCCATAGCTTTCCCAGAAGGGCCTGAGCCAGTGTGCAGGGCAGCCCTGCACGGGATCCATCGATTCCTTCTCTTTAGGTGAAGACCgaggagaagaagaaagtcaTGGGGGTCCTGGATATCTACGGCTTTGAAATCTTGGAGGTGAGAGTTTTCCCCAACCTCAGGCTCTTGCTTCCCTAGGGTGAAGGGGGAAGTGAGTCAAATGGGGGTCCGAGAGAGGGGGAGATAGggatgagggggaggaggggccttGGGGCGAATGATTTATCTCTCCGATCTGTGAACCCTCCCTCAGAATAACAGCTTCGAGCAATTTGTGATCAACTATTGCAACGAGAAGCTCCAGCAGGTGTTCATAGAGATGACCCtgaaagaggagcaggaggagtaTAAGAGAGAGGTAAGGCAAGCCCTCGCCCTTCACCCCTGCTTGAACGGGTTCTAGCCACCTGCCAGATGCTTCTTCCTCCTGGGTCACAGTTTCCTCCCAGTAGCCCCCAGATGGGAACACAAAGGACAAAAGTTTGCCtagcacttggggctggagcggtagcacagtggggagggcgtttgccttgcatgcggccgacccaggttcaatccccgacatcccatatgattcctccgaacaccgccaggagtaattcctgagtgcagagccaggagtaacccctgagcatcgctgggtgtgacccaaaaataaaaaacgttTGCCTAGCACAGGTGGATGTCCCCGCATTAGCAAGAAGCCCTCGTTTCCCCCCTGTCTCCATCTCTTCGCTCTTCATCCACCCACTGCAGATCAGGCAGAGAAGGAGACAGGTTGATGGGAGGGGGTGCGTGCGGGGGAGGATCTTGACGAGGGTGAAGTGACAACTGTGTTTGGCCTATGGCAGACTGTGGGCCAAATTTAGAAGGGACATTTCTCCTGGGCTTGGCACCTGACCACATCCCTCTCTCTGCCGTCTGCTCGTGCCTCAGAGCTCTTTGCATCTCCCGGGCCCCGATCTCACGCCCCATCCTGAGCGCCCACAGACCTTCTCTCCAGAAGTGCCCTTTGGCTCAACATTTCCACACTTCTTCCTCAGTCTGTGGCTGACCGTTAGGGAAGCTCAGTGACGGGGCCGCGCCACCCAGAAGTCTGACTGGGGGCATCTCACTCACGGACACTTTCCCAGGCATGAAAGCTTCCTGTGAGCTCTCGAGAATTAGTTGTGGCAGCACCTCAGGCTATTGGGACACAGTGtgaagaaaaggtttttttttaaattaaagttgtTCTGcatgattttgttaaaaaaaataactaacaggggctggagcaatagcatagtgggtagggcgtgtggccgaccggggtttttattcccagcatcccatatggttccctgaacactaccaggggtaattcctgagtgcagagccaggagtaacccctgagcatcgccgggtgtgaccccaaaagcaaaaaaataaaaataaataaaaaataaataaaaatgataaaaaattaattaacagaCCATACATTTCTAGGTGTCAGTGTTCTAGAAAAGTGTGTAGAGAAAGCTTTGCCTTGCCCCCACCccgaaaaaaagaattaaaaatgtatCGCCTCAAAGTTTTACATAAACCACTGGTTCTGAAAGGGGAGGGTCCTGTATAGCAGCATCCCCTGGGATCATTCAGAAAGGCAAATTACCAGGCCCTGTGCCAGGCCCTACTCAGAAACTCTGGCACTGAGACCCGCAGTCTGCAATCTGTCAGAACCAGTCCTCCAGGCCCTGAGGCCACCGTCAGGCCCGAAAGTCACCGGCATCTCTCCTTGAAGGCTTATCACATTAGCTTCGTTGTTCGGTGGCCGCCTCACCCTTGTGCTGACTCTTTTCTTCGCAGCCAGCACCGTGTCACCACGTATCACCCCTCTCTTCTCATACTCCCGCTCCCCTGATGGGGTTGTCCCTCTGCCAATCACTCCCCAATCcggtcccctcccccctccctccttcagcAACCTCTGGGCTCTGAGGCCTCCCAGATGTCTGTCTTGCCACCTCCCAAATTCTCCACAACGCTTGGGTAGGGGGATGGAAACAGAAGCTAAAAGCACACCCAGCACTCTCTGAGTGCAgggattattttttccttttttgtttttacttctgaACCACACCCAtgatgtgatgctcaggggttgctcctggctctacactcaggaatcactcctggcagggcttgaggacggtctgggatgccgggggttgaaccaggtggaccgtgtgcaaggcaaacaccctactggctatGCTATCGCTGGCTCCCCTGAGTGcaggaatttcttttcttttcttttttttttttgctttttgggtcacacctggcgatgcacaggggttactcctggctctgcactcaggaattacccctggcggtgctcaggggacatatgggatgctgggaatcgaacccgggtcggccgcgtgcaaggcaaatgccctacccactgtgctattgctccagccccgagtgcagGAATTTCTGACGGGCCTTTCTGGGGTGAATAAGAAAGGACTCTGATCTGGGGACATCTTTGGAAACTTGACTTCGACCTGCTCTCTTATAATTTGTCCCGTCTCTCCTTGCCAGGGCATACCGTGGACCAAGGTGGACTACTTTGATAACGGCATTATCTGTAATCTCATTGAACATGTGAGTTTCCTTCTCCTAGTCCTGGGCCTTCCCTTTCACATCCTTCAGGTGCACAGAGCCAAGTGCCCTCcgctcccttctcttccccctctccccctgctaATCCGAACCCAAACCCTTGGGAGAGTGAAGAAGGCcaaggagcaggggtggggcagcccATCTGGGAGCACAGGGCTGGGTTGAGCCGCTTCTTTCCTCCCCGGCCAGCACCAGCGAGGCATCCTGGCCATGCTGGACGAGGAGTGCCTGCGGCCCGGCGTGGTCAGCGACTCCACCTTCCTGGCCAAGCTGAACCAGCTCTTCGCCAAGCACAGTCACTATGAGAGCAAAGTCACGCAGAATGAGAAGCGCGTGTATGACCACTCCATGGGCCTCAGCTCCTTCCGCATCAGCCACTATGCAGGCAAGGTGAGcacctgggtgggtgggtgctcaggggaagaCTAGGTAGGGTCTGGGAGCCAGCTGACGTTTTGGAGTCAGAactgggggcggcggcggcggggggggggggtgacagaTGAGAGGCAGGAATACTTCCCAAGGAGACAGAGGTCAAGGGCAGGCCAGGGGTCTGGGTGCCCAAAACCAACACCTGCTCCTCCACAGGTGACATACGATGTGAGCGGCTTCATTGACAAAAACAACGACTTGCTCTTCCGGGACCTGTCCCAGGCCATGTGGAAGGCCCAACACCCCCTCCTTCGGTCCCTGTTCCCTGAGGGCGACCCCAAGCAGGCATCCCTCAAACGCCCTCTCACGGCGGGGACCCAGTTCAAGAATTCCGTGGCCATTCTCATGAAGAACCTGTACTCCAAGAACCCCAACTACATCAGGTGATATGCTGATATCACACGGGGAAGGGCCCCCCAGCTGGTAGCTGGGCCAGTGTCCAGGCGCCATAGGACAGGTCCATGCGGGGACAGTGACTCGGGAAGAGGGTCTGAGTGATGGGGCGTGGGGGCGGGATTCTGGGTAGCAGCACCCCCTGGGAACATGTTAGGTCTTTCCCCAGGGAGGGCATGCAGGCGTTGGCTGCGGTAGAGGGGACTGAGTCTCCTTCTTTGCAGACCCCTCAGTACGGGGGATGCGTCAGGACCAGGTGCAGCGGGCCGGGCGGGCACGCTGCAGGGGGTAGGCCCCTCACCTCCTCCACGCCGGTCTGTCTTCCTGCCAGATGCCTCAAGCCCAATGAGCAGCAGCAGCACCGCCTGTTCTCTTCGGAGCTGGTGGCCGTGCAGGCGCGCTACCTGGGGCTGCTGGAGAACGTGCGGGTGCGGCGGGCCGGCTACGCCTTCCGCCAGGCCTACGGGCCCTTCCTGGAGCGGTATCGCCTGCTGGGCAGGAGCACGTGGCCCCACTGGAATGGAGGAGAGcggtgaggctgggggtgggggggctggggagcagggcaAGGTGGTGACGAGTgtcaggggagggggggagtacCACGCCCCTCGGTGCATGCGCACTTGGGGGCCAGGCTCGCATCGTCCCTGTTTAgaggttctgggggctggagcaatagcacagcgggtagggcgtttgccttgcacacggtggacccgggttcgattcctccgcccctctcggaaagcccagcaagctacctagagtatcccgcccgcacggcagagcctggcaagctccccgtggtgtattcgatatgccaaaaacagtaacaaccagtctcaccagggagacgttactggtgcccgctcgagcaaatcgaggaacaatgggatgacagtgctacagtgctacagaggctctggggccagagcacagcgggcagggggcttgcctggTGTGTGGCCGGCCCGGTTTGATCCTAgcccagaagggatccctgagagccgagccgggagtcagccctgagcacagccaaagcacagccccaaacccaaaacaacagcaacaactaacagcaaagccaaaaccaaaaaaaccaaaaacccccaGAGGCTCTGTAGTGTGTTGGTGGTGGGGGACAGGATTGGGGGGAGGCCGAGGGGTCCCCTCCCGCGGGGTGGCCACCCACAGGCAGCGTCCTTCTGCTCCCACAGGGAGGGAGTTGAGAAGATCCTGGAGGAGCTGAGCATCGCCTCGGACGACAGGGCCTTTGGGAACACAAAGATCTTCATTAGAAGCCCCAAAACTGTGAGTGGGAGGGTGTCCTTGCTCGGGTTGGGGGCGCTGGAGGGGATCGGAGCAGGGGTCGCCCGGGATGGGTGGCCGATGAGGACGTCCGTCTGCAGGGATTTTATCTCTGGCGGCCGAGTTCTCGGGGACCACATGCCTTTGAGCCTTAGGATCTCGGGGTGCAGCACCCCGCCCTgaggggggtggaagggagggcTGAGGTGCCCTTGCTGGGGTCCTGAGGGCTCTCACGGGGCTGGCGGCAGCTGCCTGGAGCTGTCCGGGGAGGAAATAAGCCGAATGCACTGAGGATTGGGCAGAGGGATGAGCAACATCCTGGAGAGAGCACTGTGTGCCCAATGCCATCCCCGGCCACCCACCTGCCCCCTTCTCCCGCCTCGGCGTAGCTCTTCTACCTGGAGGAGAAGAGGCGCCTGAGGCTGCAGCAGCTGGCCACGCTCATCCAGAAGACCTACCGAGGCTGGCGCTGCCGCACCCACTACCGGCAGATGCGCAAGAGCCAGATCCTCATTTCCTCCTGGTTTCGCGGCAACATGGTACCAGACCCCTCCAGAGACTCCCCGTCCCCTCGGCCTGACAGGGTGgaccggtgggggaggggcggggtgcgggggggggggcggaggagagGGGATTCAGGAGGAGAAGGGCTTTCCTCACTGGCTCCTGGTTTCCACAGCAAAAGAAGCGCTATGGGAAGATGAGGGCATCGGCACTGTTGATCCAGGCCTTCGTGAGGGGGTGGAAggtaatgggggagggggagggggcttctcggCTGGGGTGGtccttcctctccccagccccgtccCAGGCTGTGCtagtttttggggggtggggcggggaagaATGGCCGGGAGCAGGTCTGGCTCTGATCTAAGCCAGACCTCCGTGTGAGGGTTCGTGTGTGTCTGAAGCAAGGCTGCAAGGGGAGATCCTTCACACGTGGGGGGCTTTGGGGGCTCACTGGAAGGCAAAGCCCACGCTGCCTTCTGCtttgagcatctttttttttttttttttttttttgctttttgggtcacacctggcgatgctcaggggttactcctggctctgtatcagggatcacccctggtggtgctcaggggaccatatgggatgctgggccgcgtgcaaggcaaacgccctacccgctgtgctatcactccagccccctgctttgagcatcttatctgctgtttcttcctccctccacGAGGGCCTTAACTcgacctctccctctcttcttcctgagGTTGAAAGTAGTAGCACCTCTCTGTCTTCTAGTCTTCTAGGTCtcactatctttttttaaaaattttttttggggggtcatacccggcagtgcacagggatcacttctggctcatgcactcaggaattactcctggcagtgctcaggggactatctgggatgctgggaattgaacctgggttggccgcgtgcaaggcaaacgccctacccgctgtgctattgctccagccctcactgtcTATCTTTgactcctttttattttcctgccaAGGCTCGCAAGAATTATCGAAAATACTTCCGGTCAGGGGCTGCCCTCACCTTGTCAAACTTCGTCTACAGGAGCTTggtaagtgcatgtgtgtgtgtggaggggggaagTGAGGAGGTGGCGGAGGGAGGGACTTGTCGGAAGAGGGAGATGTGGGGTTTGACaagtgctttctctctctgtgtgtactTCATGTGACTGCGGAAGAGGGGGTGGCAGAGCCCAGGGACAGAACAGGGGAACATTTTGGCTTGAGTGGATACTACCAGCAATGTCATGGCAGCAGGGGGACCCCAACACACCCAACAATTAGTCCATGCTGAGTAGGACTGAGCCTCATGCACAGGGGAgccggcggaggaacccaggtgtgtggggctcacggccgagatctccaagactgctcagatcgagactgggcctcttccacccagatcccccattttccagtagctaggcagtcacacccagagactgccccggcccgcccgctgtataatcccatcaatggccaacatccagagactataaaaccaagctcctggaagcatctaatagcctagttctccctcttggagaacctgacaagctaccgagagtctatttcccacttgggagagcctggcaagctccccatggcgtattaatatccaaaatacagta is part of the Sorex araneus isolate mSorAra2 chromosome 2, mSorAra2.pri, whole genome shotgun sequence genome and harbors:
- the MYO1A gene encoding unconventional myosin-Ia, yielding MTLLERSVGMEDLVLLEPLAEESLLKNLKLRYENKEIYTYIGSVLISVNPYQQLPIYGPEFIVQYRDCTFYELKPHIYALANMAYQSLRDRDRDQCILITGESGAGKTEASKLVMSYVAAVCEKGEQVNSVKEQLLQSNPVLEAFGNAKTIRNNNSSRFGKYMDVEFDFKGSPLGGVITNYLLEKSRVVKQLKGERNFHIFYQILAGADAQLLKALKLEQDVSGYTYLNKEVSKVAGMDDASNFKAVKNAMAVIGFTEEEVRWVLEVTAVVLKLGNVELVGEFQANGISASGISNGKGVREIGELVGLSSDVIEKALCSRTMKTAKEQVVSTLNVIQAQYARDALAKNIYSRLFNWIVNRINDSIKVKTEEKKKVMGVLDIYGFEILENNSFEQFVINYCNEKLQQVFIEMTLKEEQEEYKREGIPWTKVDYFDNGIICNLIEHHQRGILAMLDEECLRPGVVSDSTFLAKLNQLFAKHSHYESKVTQNEKRVYDHSMGLSSFRISHYAGKVTYDVSGFIDKNNDLLFRDLSQAMWKAQHPLLRSLFPEGDPKQASLKRPLTAGTQFKNSVAILMKNLYSKNPNYIRCLKPNEQQQHRLFSSELVAVQARYLGLLENVRVRRAGYAFRQAYGPFLERYRLLGRSTWPHWNGGEREGVEKILEELSIASDDRAFGNTKIFIRSPKTLFYLEEKRRLRLQQLATLIQKTYRGWRCRTHYRQMRKSQILISSWFRGNMQKKRYGKMRASALLIQAFVRGWKARKNYRKYFRSGAALTLSNFVYRSLAQKFLLGLKNSLPPPDVLDKTWPAAPYKCFRVVNQELQRLHHQWKCKKYRDRLSPKQVESLREKVCASELFKDKKASYPASVPLPFRGDYIGLQRNPKLQKLKGGEEGPVLMAETVSKINRGNGKTSSRVLLLTKGHLILADPKKSQTKTVIGLDTLAGVSVTSLKDGLFSLHLSEISSVGSKGDFLLVSEHVVELLTRMSRAVLEATKKQLLITVTENFTVRFKEGRVTVKVIQGPSGGGTGKLSCKKKGSQCLEVTVS